In a single window of the Thunnus albacares chromosome 1, fThuAlb1.1, whole genome shotgun sequence genome:
- the LOC122982781 gene encoding girdin-like — protein sequence MGIITLGSAENERLNLLLDDEQQTSMQLQIERNELKQLLNSTYDNCTLLGNENHRLTLLLNATMNNFTLLTAEKSQLSLLLKNTLNEKTQLQVECEELNLLPNSTLQNWTLVEEENRQLNIRLNDLMGIITLGSEENERLNLLLDDEQQTSMQLQIERNELKQLLNSTYENCTFLGNENHRLTLLLNATLYNFTLLTAEKTQLSLLLKNTTREKTQLQMESKEVNVLLNSSLQNWTLVEKNRQLNVRLNDLLRNITLGSAENERLNLLLDDEQQTTKQLQIEKNELKQLLNFTYENCTFLGNENHRLTLLLNATLNNFTLLSAEKTRLSLLLKNTTCKKTQLQVECKELNVLPNSTLQNWTLAEEENRQLNVRLNDLLRNITLGSAENERLNLLLDDEQQTSMQLQIKNNELKQLLNSTYQNVTFLGNENHRLTLLLNATLYNFTLLSAEKTQLSLLSKNTLHEKTQLQAKCKELNVLLNSTLQNWTLVEEEKRQLNVLLNDSLRNITLGSAENERLNLLLDDEQQTSKQLQIEKNKLKQLLNSTYENFIFLGNENHRLTRLLNATMYNFTLLSAEKTQLSLLSKNTLHEKTQLQAKCKELNVLLNSTLQNWTLVEEEKRQLNVLLNESLRNITLASAENERLNLLLDDEQQTSMQLQIERNELKQLLNSTYENFTFLGNENHRLTRLLNATLYNFTLLSAEKTQLSLLLKNTTREKTQLQMESKVLNVLLNSTLQNWTLEKEENRQLNVRLNDLLRINTLGSAENERLNLLLDDEQQNSMQLQIKNNELKQLLNSTYQNSTFLGNENHRLTLLLNTTMYNFTLLSAEKTQLSLLSKNILHEKTQLQAKNKELNVLLNDSLRNIALGSAENERLNLLLDDEQQTSKQLQIEKNELKQLLNSTYENFIFLGNENHRLTLLLNATLYNFTLMSAEKTRLSQLSKNTSHEKTQLQAKCKELNVLLDSTLQKWNLVEEEKRQLNVLLNDSLRNITLASAENERLSLLLDNEQQTSMQLKADNQHQRSILFSDKLTFLWNFCNRNTLECSRCLPGWVEHASRCFFLSSKTMKWENARRECIKVGGDLAVVLSEDDQVFLTTLTFQFVQQHPQEAFHSAWIGLQDMVKEGTHLWVNGKRPHPDLIYWRPLEPNNAMAWWDKSMAGQDCVAIVPPRSTTEENWLNSWDDIICGGKRHYICETTALDLS from the coding sequence ATGGGCATCATAACCCTGGGGTCTGCAGAAAATGAACGGTTGAACTTGCTCTTAGATGATGAACAGCAAACCTCTATGCAACTGCAAATAGAAAGAAATGAGCTGAAGCAACTTCTGAACTCCACTTATGACAACTGCACCCTCCTTGGAAATGAGAACCACCGACTGACGCTGCTGCTAAATGCCACAATGAACAACTTCACTTTGCTGACAGCTGAAAAATCACAGCTGAGCCTGCTCTTGAAGAacacactgaatgaaaaaacacagttgcaAGTAGAGTGTGAAGAGCTGAATTTGCTTCCAAACTCAACCCTGCAAAACTGGACCCTTGTAGAAGAGGAGAACAGACAACTGAACATACGTCTTAACGACTTGATGGGCATCATAACCCTGGGGTCTGAAGAAAATGAACGGTTGAACTTGCTGTTAGATGATGAACAGCAAACCTCTATGCAGCTGCAAATAGAAAGAAATGAGCTGAAGCAACTTCTGAACTCCACTTATGAAAACTGCACCTTCCTGGGAAATGAGAACCACCGACTGACGCTGCTGCTAAATGCAACACTGTATAATTTCACCTtgctgacagctgaaaaaacacagctgagtcTGCTCTTGAAGAATACAACGCGtgaaaaaacacagttgcagATGGAGAGCAAAGAAGTGAATGTGCTTCTAAATTCAAGCCTACAAAACTGGACCCTTGTAGAAAAGAACAGACAACTGAACGTACGCCTGAACGACTTACTGCGCAACATCACCCTGGGGTCTGCAGAAAATGAACGTTTGAACTTGCTGTTAGATGATGAACAGCAAACCACCAAGCAGctgcaaatagaaaaaaacgAGCTGAAGCAACTTCTGAACTTCACTTATGAAAACTGCACCTTCCTGGGAAATGAGAATCACCGACTGACGCTGCTGCTAAATGCAACACTGAACAACTTCACCCTGCTGTCAGCTGAAAAAACACGGCTGAGCCTGCTCTTGAAGaacacaacatgcaaaaaaacacagttgcaggtagaatgTAAAGAGCTAAATGTACTTCCAAATTCAACCCTGCAAAACTGGACCCTTGCTGAAGAGGAGAACAGACAACTGAACGTACGCCTGAACGACTTACTGCGCAACATCACTCTGGGGTCTGCAGAAAATGAACGTTTGAACTTGCTGTTAGATGATGAGCAGCAAACCTCTATGCAGttgcaaataaaaaacaatgagctgaagcAACTTCTGAACTCCACCTATCAAAACGTCACCTTCCTGGGAAATGAGAACCACCGACTGACGCTGCTGCTAAATGCCACATTGTACAACTTCACCTTGCTGTCAgctgaaaaaacacagctgagccTGCTCTCGAAGAATACAttgcatgaaaaaacacagttgcaAGCGAAGTGTAAAGAACTGAATGTGCTTCTGAATTCAACCCTGCAAAACTGGACCCTTgtagaagaggagaaaagacaaCTGAATGTGCTGCTGAACGACTCACTGCGCAACATCACCCTGGGGTCTGCAGAAAATGAACGGTTGAACTTGCTGTTAGATGATGAACAGCAAACCTCCAAGCAGctgcaaatagaaaaaaacaagctgaagCAACTTCTGAACTCCACTTATGAAAACTTCATCTTCCTGGGAAATGAGAACCACCGACTGACGCGGCTGCTAAATGCAACAATGTACAACTTCACCTTGCTGTCAGCTGAAAAAACACAGCTAAGCCTGCTCTCAAAGAATACATTGCATGAAAAAACCCAGTTGCAAGCGAAGTGTAAAGAACTGAATGTGCTTCTGAATTCAACTCTGCAAAACTGGACCCTTgtagaagaggagaaaagacaaCTGAACGTGCTGCTGAACGAGTCGCTACGCAACATCACCCTGGCATCTGCAGAAAATGAACGGTTGAACTTGCTATTAGATGATGAACAGCAAACCTCTATGCAACTGCAAATAGAAAGAAATGAGCTGAAGCAACTTCTGAACTCCACTTATGAAAACTTCACCTTCCTGGGAAATGAGAACCACCGACTGACGCGGCTGCTAAATGCAACACTGTACAACTTCACCTTGCTGTCAgctgaaaaaacacagctgagccTACTCTTGAAGAATACAACACGtgaaaaaacacagttgcagATGGAGAGCAAAGTACTGAATGTGCTTCTAAATTCAACCCTGCAAAACTGGACCCTTGAAAAAGAGGAGAACAGACAACTGAATGTGCGTCTGAACGACTTGCTTCGCATCAACACCTTGGGGTCTGCAGAAAATGAACGTTTGAACTTGCTGTTAGATGATGAACAGCAAAACTCTATGCAgctgcaaataaaaaacaatgagctgaagcAACTTCTGAACTCCACTTATCAAAACTCTACCTTCCTGGGAAATGAGAACCACCGACTGACGCTGCTGCTAAATACGACAATGTACAACTTCACCTTGCTGTCAgctgaaaaaacacagctgagccTGCTTTCAAAGAATATAttgcatgaaaaaacacagttgcaAGCGAAGAATAAAGAACTGAATGTGCTTCTGAATGACTCACTGCGCAACATCGCCCTGGGGTCTGCAGAAAATGAACGTTTGAACTTGCTGTTAGATGATGAACAGCAAACCTCCAAGCAGctgcaaatagaaaaaaatgagcTGAAGCAACTTCTGAACTCCACTTATGAAAACTTCATCTTCCTGGGAAATGAGAACCACCGACTGACGCTGCTGCTAAATGCAACACTGTACAACTTCACCCTAATGTCAGCTGAAAAAACACGGCTGAGCCAGCTCTCAAAGAATACGTCACACGAAAAAACCCAGTTGCAAGCGAAGTGTAAAGAACTGAATGTGCTTCTGGATTCAACCCTGCAAAAGTGGAACCTCGTAGAAGAGGAGAAAAGGCAACTGAACGTGCTGCTGAACGACTCACTGCGCAACATCACCCTGGCATCTGCAGAAAATGAACGATTGAGCTTGCTGTTGGACAATGAACAGCAAACCTCTATGCAGCTGAAAGCAGACAATCAACACCAGCGTTCAATCCTTTTCTCTGACAAACTGACCTTCCTCTGGAATTTCTGCAACAGGAACACACTGGAGTGCTCACGCTGCCTGCCTGGCTGGGTCGAGCACGCTTCACGTTGCTTCTTCTTGTCCAGTAAAACGATGAAGTGGGAAAATGCTCGCAGGGAGTGTATAAAAGTCGGGGGTGACCTGGCTGTTGTTCTGAGTGAAGATGACCAGGTGTTCTTGACCACCCTGACTTTTCAGTTTGTACAGCAGCATCCTCAAGAAGCATTCCATTCGGCGTGGATCGGGTTGCAGGACATGGTGAAGGAGGGCACCCACCTCTGGGTCAATGGCAAAAGACCCCACCCAGATTTAATTTACTGGAGGCCTCTGGAGCCAAACAATGCCATGGCCTGGTGGGACAAAAGCATGGCGGGGCAGGACTGTGTTGCAATTGTGCCACCGAGAAGCACCACAGAGGAGAACTGGTTAAACTCCTGGGATGACATTATTTGTGGTGGCAAACGGCACTACATATGTGAGACCACGGCTCTCGATTTGTCCTGA